The nucleotide window ATGTGGGGCCATCCGGGCAAGAAGTTGTTGTTCATGGGCTGTGAGTTCGGCCAGTGGCGCGAGTGGAACCATGACCAGCAATTGGATTGGTACCTGACGCAATACGCCGAGCACCGTGGGGTGCAGAAGCTGGTGAGCGACCTGAACCGGCTCTATCGCGAGGAGCCCGCGCTGCACGATCAGGATGACGCGCCCCAAGGGTTCCAGTGGTTGATCGGCGACGACGCACTGAACAGCGTCTATGCCTGGCTGCGCTGGAGCAAGGAGGGCAGGCCTGTGCTGGTGGTGGCCAACTTCACGCCGGTGCCACGCGAGGCCTATCGCGTTGGCGTGCCTTTCGCCGGGCGTTGGGTGGAATTGCTCAACAGCGACGCCGACACCTATGCCGGGTCCAACTACGGCAACGGCGGCGGAGCCTCCACCGAGCCAGTGCCCAGCCATGGTCAGGCGTTGTCCCTTGAACTCAACCTGCCGCCGTTGGCGGTGTTGATCCTGCGGCCGGAGGGGTAGCTCTCTAGGCGAATGATCATTGTGGCGAGGGAGATCTATCTGTGGCGAGGGGATTTATCCCCGCTCGGTTGCGCAGCGACCGCAAAAGAGGGGCTGCTGCGCAGCCCAGCGGGGATAAATCCCCTCGCCACAATAAATCCCTCGCCACAGATAGGTCCTTTCGCCACAAGAGCGGTGTCGTTCTGAAGATCAGCGCACGAGACACGGCTGCTTGTTGTTGAACGTCCAGCCCGGAATCAGGTACTGCATCGCCACCGCATCGTCCCGCGCCCCGAGCCCCATGCCTTTGTACAGCTCATGGGCCTTGGCAAGTTGATCCATGTCCAGCTCGATCCCCAGCCCCGGCTTCTTCGGCACCTGTACGCAGCCACCCTGGATCTGCAAGGGCGCCTTGGTCAGTCGTTGACCGTCCTGCCAGATCCAGTGAGTGTCGATGGCCGTGATGTCACCCGGTGCGGCGGCGGCCACATGGGTGAACATCGCCAGGGAAATATCGAAGTGATTGTTGGAGTGCGAACCCCAGGTCAGCCCCCACTCATTGCACATCTGCGCCACCCGCACCGAACCCTGCATGGTCCAGAAATGCGGATCGGCCAAAGGGATGTCCACTGACTGCAAGGTGATTGCGTGGCCCATCTCGCGCCAGTCGGTGGCGATCATGTTCGTGGCGGTCTTCAGGCCCGTGGCACGGCGAAACTCAGCCATGACCTCGCGGCCCGAATAACCGTTCTCGGCGCCGCATGGGTCTTCGGCATAGGCCAGTACCCGGTGCTGGTCACGGCACAGGCGGATGGCTTCCTTGAGCGACCAGGCCCCGTTCGGGTCCAGGGTGATGCGCGCCTGGGGGAAGCGTTCGGCCAGGGCGGTGACCGCTTCGATCTCTTCGTCGCCCTTGAGCACGCCGCCCTTGAGCTTGAAGTCCTGGAAGCCGTAGCGCGCATGGGCGGCTTCGGCGAGGCGCACCACGGCGGCGGCGTCCAGGGCTTTCTCGTGGCGTACGCGGAACCAGTCGTTGTCGGCATCCGGCTCGCTGCGATAGGGCAGGTCGGTTTGCTGGCGATCACCAACGTAGAACAGATAACCCAACATCTTCACTTCATCGCGCTGCTGGCCTTCGCCGAGCAGGGCGGCGACCGGTACGTCCAGGTGCTGGCCGAGCAGGTCCAGCAAGGCCGCTTCCAGGCCGGTGACCGCATGGATGGTGATGCGCAGGTCGAAGGTCTGCAGGCCGCGGCCACCGGCATCGCGGTCGGCGAACGCCTGGCGAACGCTGTTGAGGATCTTCTGGTAGGTGCCGATGGGGTTGCCGACCACCAGCGCCCGGGCGTCCTCGAGGGTCTGGCGAATGCGTTCGCCGCCGGGCACTTCGCCGACGCCGGTGCGGCCGGCGTTGTCCTTGAGAATGACGACATTGCGGGTGAAGAACGGACCGTGGGCGCCGCTGAGGTTCAGCAGCATGCCGTCATGGCCGGCCACGGGCACGATCTGCATGCTGGTGATGATCGGAGCTTTGCTGGCTTCTTGTGAATTCATTGTGCTTATCCTTGAACGAATCGAATGATCAGACGTGGCTGGCCGCCGCACCGATGCCCAGGTCGTGCACCATACCGGTACGCACGAAGCCGATGTTCACACGATCGATGTAGTTGACGATAAACATGATGACGAACAGCGGCAGGATGTGGCGCTTGACCCTGGACATGGCCGACGACAGCACCGGATCCGCGTCGGCATTCGCCCTGAGGCTGGATGTGTTCACTGGTTTTTTCTCCCACTCATTGTTTTTATGCGGGGCATCGAGCAAGAATCGATGTTGATAGACATCATACAACTTGATTTTTTTCGATGACAAGTTGTTTTTGCTGATGTTTGTGAGAGGTTATGCTGCTTTTTATGCGGTATTCTTGGGGTTGCAGGGATTTTATAAGAGTTTTTTGAAATTTTGGCATGTGTGTAGAGGAGGGCTAAGCTGTGCCGGTAATCAGGAAAATCTCAATATTTGATGTGTTGTCATACAAGTTTAAGGGGTCACGGTGACCGCTTCCAAGCCCGCTGGTGATAGGATCAGCAGCCTGTCTTTGAGGAACCCCGGCGATGCAAGACACCGATGCGACCCAGCGCAAACGTACCCACAACCTGGCCCATGATCTGGTGGCGAAGCTGAGCCAGAGCATCCTGCTGGGGCAGTTGAAACCGGGGCAGAAGCTGCCCTCGGAAGGCGCCATCGTGCTGGAGCATGGCGTCAGCCGCACGGTGGTGCGCGAGGCGATCTCCAAGTTGCAGGCTTCGGGGCTGGTGGAAACGCGCCATGGCATCGGTACCTTTGTACTGGAGCAGACCGGCGAGCCGGGGTTGCGCCTCAATGTCGATACCGCGGCAGGGGTGCGGGGTATCCTGGAACTGCGCCTGGGTCTGGAAACCCAGGCGGCGGCCCTGGCGGCCCAGCGCCGCAGTGAATACCACTTGGAGCAGATGCGTCAGGCACTGGATGACTACCAATGCTTGCTCAGCAGCAACGACAGCTGCGTCGAAGCCGACCGGCGCTTCCATCTGCTCATCGCCGAGGCCACGGGCAACACCTGTTTTGTCGAAGTCATGCAGCACCTGGGCAGCGCGATGATCCCCAGGACCCGGGTAAACGTGGCCGAAAGAGGGCAGGTTGACCTGGGGAAACTGGCGCAGTTGGCCAATCTCGAACACGAAGCCATCTTCAACGCCATCAAACGCCAGGACCCGGACGCCGCCCGCGCCGCCATGTGGCTGCATCTGACCAACAGCCGTGACCGGTTTGGCGCGGGGGCCTGATCGGCCGCTATCGCGAGCAAGCTTTGCTCCCACCGGAAAGCTGCGTGGTCACAACAGTCCATTCACCTGAACATCGTGGGAGCAAGGCTTGCCCGCGATAGCGCCATTGGATTCAACATCATCTTTACTGACCCACCGCCATCGCGAGCAAGCTTTGCTCCCACCGGAAAGCTGCGTGGTCACAACAGTCCATTCACCTGAACATCGTGGGAGCAAGGCTTGCCCGCGATAGCGCCATTGGATTCAACATCATCTTTACTGACCCGCCGCCATTGCGAGCAAGCTTTGCTCCCACCGGAAAGCTGCGTGGTCACAACAGTCCATTCACCACTGAATATCGTGGGAGCAAGGCTTGCCCGCGATAGCGCCATTGGATTCAACATCATCTTTACTGACCCACCGCCATCGCGAGCAGGCTCGCTCCCACAATAGGTCTTCAGTGAGCACGCATTCTGTGACCGGCGCAGATCCCTTGTGGGGGCGAGCCTGCTCGCGATAGCGTCCTCACAACCAACACCACCCCGACAGTCGGCAGGCAAAAAAAACCGGCGCAACCGAGGTTGCGCCGGTGGTGGTGCCGGTGGCTTTACGGATATTCGTGGGTCCGCTCAGCCACCGTTGAACCCGTTGCCGGTTACGGCCGCTCCAGGGCCAGGGCCACACCTTGGCCGCCGCCGATGCACAGCGTTGCAAGGCCTTTCTTGGCGTCGCGCTTGATCATTTCATGCAGCAACGACACCAGTACCCGGCAACCCGACGCCCCGATCGGGTGGCCCAGGGCGATGGCGCCGCCATTGACGTTGACCTTGTCCATGTCCCACTTCAGTTCCCGGGCCACGGCCAGCGACTGGGCGGCAAAGGCTTCGTTGGCTTCGATCAGGTCCAGTTGCTCCAGGGACCAGCCGGCCTTGTCCAGGCAGCGGCGGGTGGCCGAGACCGGGCCGATGCCCATGATGGCCGGGTCGACGCCAGCGTTGGCGTAGGCACTGATTTTCGCCAGTACCGGCAAGCCCAGGGCCTTGGCCTTTTCAGCGCTCATCAGCAGCACCGCCGCCGCACCGTCATTGAGTGACGAAGCGTTGCCAGCGGTGACGCTGCCGTCCTTCTTGAAGGCGGGCTTGAGTTTGCCCAGGGACTCGGCGGTGGTGCCGGCCCGTGGTTGCTCATCAGTGGCAAAGGTCAGCGGATCGCCCTTGCGCTGGGGAATCTGGATCGGCGTGATCTCATCGGCAAAGCGACCACCTTCAATCGCGGCCACGGCTTTCTGCTGGGACGCGGCGGCGAAGGCATCCTGCTCCTCGCGACTGATGCCGTACTTGTCCACCAGGTTCTCGGCGGTGATGCCCATGTGGTAATCGTTGAAGGCATCCCACAAGCCATCGGTGATCATGCTGTCGATCATCTGCGCGTGGCCCATGCGCAGGCCCGTGCGGGCGGCCGGCAGTACGTAGGGAGCCAGGCTCATGTTTTCCATGCCGCCGGCGATGATGACGTCGGCATCGCCGCAGCGGATCGCCTGGGCGCCGAGGTGCAGCGCCTTGAGGCCGGAGCCACAGACCTTGTTCAGGGTCATCGCCGGCACGGCATGGGGCAGTCCGGCCAGGATCGACGCCTGGCGCGCCGGGTTCTGCCCGGAGCCTGCGGTCAGTACCTGGCCAAGAATCACTTCATCGACCTGCTCGCCGGAAATCCCGGTCTGCTCCAGCAGGCGGCGGATCACCGCTGCGCCGAGTTCCGGTGCAGCAATGGAAGCCAGCGAGCCCTGGAAACTGCCGATGGCGGTACGGGTGGCGGCGACAATCACGACTTCTTGCATCGAATCTCTCCTCACTGGGCAGCGAACTGCATTTCAGGCACATGGTCCGGCACGATCAATTTGCCGGCGGTCTTGGCGACGATTTCTTCGACGCTGACACCCGGGGCCCGTTCTTTCAGGATGAAGGCGCCGTCCTGGATTTCCAGGTAGGCCAGGTCGGTCAGCACACGCTTGATGCAACCGGCGCCGGTCAGTGGCAGGCTGCAACGGGGCAGCAGTTTCGACTCGCCGTCCTTGGACGCATGGGTCATGGTCACGATGATGTTCTCGGCACCGGCCACCAGGTCCATCGCACCGCCCATGCCTTTGACCAGCTTGCCGGGGATCATCCACGAGGCAATGTTGCCTTCGACGTCCACCTCGAACGCGCCGAGCACGGTCAGGTCGATGTGACCGCCTCGGATCATGGCGAACGACTCGGCCGAAGAGAAAATCGATGCGCCGATGCGCGCGGTGACGGTCTGCTTGCCGGCATTGATCATGTCGGCGTCGACTTGGTCCTCGGTGGGGAACGCGCCCATGCCGAGCAAGCCGTTTTCCGATTGCAGCATGACTTCCATGCCTTCGGGAATATAGTTGGCGACTAGGGTGGGAATGCCGATGCCCAGGTTCACGTAGTAGCCGTCCTGCATTTCGCGGGCGACGCGTTGAGCCATTTGTTCGCGGGAAAGTGCCATGTCGTTATTCCTTCTTTAGCTGGAGGCAGGGGATCACTTGCGTACGGTGCGCTGTTCGATGCGCTTCTCGAACGTGCCGCAGATGACCCGGTCGACGTAGATGCCAGGGGTGTGGATCTGCGTCGGGTCCAGCTCGCCGGGTTCGACGATCTCTTCGACTTCGACCACGGTGATCTTGCCCGCCGTGGCGGCCAGCGGGTTGAAGTTCTGGGCGGTGTGGCGGTAGACCACATTGCCGAAATGGTCGGCTTTCCAGCCTTTGACGATGGCGAAGTCGCCGGTGATGGACTCTTCCATCAGGTACTGGCGGCCATGGAATTCACGCACTTCCTTGCCCTCAGCCACCGGAGTACCGACGCCAGTGGCGGTGAAGAACGCGGGGATGCCTGCACCGCCGGCACGCATTTTTTCGGCGAGGGTGCCTTGGGGGGTGAGCTGGACTTCGATTTCGCCGCTCAGCAACTGCTGCTCGAAGAGGGCGTTCTCGCCCACGTAGGAGGCAATCACCTTGCGGATCTGCCGGTCTTCCAGGAGCACGCCGAGGCCAAAGCCGTCGACACCGCAGTTGTTGGACACGACGGTGAGGTCGCGGATGCCCTTGCGCTTGATCTCGGCGATCAGGTTTTCCGGAATGCCGCACAGGCCGAAGCCACCGGCGATAACGGTCATGCCGTCTTTCAAGCCCGCCAGCGCTTCTTCATAGGAACTCACGCGTTTGTCGAAACCTGCCATAGACACCTCTTTTATTCTTGATGGGGTCGCAATGGATTGCAGTGTTGCGCCAAGTCATATATTTGTTAAGTTGATTTTTAGATTTGATTAATTGGTAAATCTCAATAATCGCCGCCACCTTCTTGCGGCTTGAAACCTCACCGCTTGCCGCTGGGAGCGTAGCGACCATGACCCTCAAGCAGATCCGTGCCTTTCTCGCCGTGGCCCAGAGCCTGAGTTTCGTCGTGGCCTGCGAGCGACTGCACCTGTCCCAGTCGGCCCTGAGCCTGACCATCAAGGCCCTGGAAGAGGGCCTGGGCGGGCGTCTGTTCAGCCGTAACACCCGCAATGTGGCGCTGACGCCCGAGGGTGAATCCCTCTTGCCCCTGGCCCGACGGCTGATTGCCGACTGGGACAACGCCGAGGATGAGATGCGCCAGCGCTTCACCTTGCAGCGCGGGCGCGTGACGCTGGCGGCGATGCCGTCGTTTGCCGGCAACCTGTTGCCACCGATCCTCAAGACCTTCCGCGCCCGCTATCCGAATGTCAACGTCACGGTCAACGATGTGATCAACGAACAGGTGCTGGAGATGGTGCGTGACCGTCACGTCGAACTGGGCGTTGCGTTCGAGCCGCTGCAAGGTTCGTCCCTGGCGTTCACGCCGCTGTACCTGGATCGTTTCGTCGCGGTGGTGCCGCTGGATTCGCCGTTGGCCCAACGCAGCGAAATCCAGTGGCCGACGTTGCTGGAGCAGCCATTCATTACCTTGCAACGGCCCTCCACCGTGCGGGTGATGCTGGAGGAACACCTCCAGGCTCGGGGCATGAAGCTGCCGGTGGAATTCGAAAGCCATCAGTTGGCGACGGTAGGACGCATGGTCGCCAGCGGCCTGGGGGTGAGTGCGGTGCCGGCGCTGTGCGTCGGGCAGATGCATGAGTTGGGTGCCCGTTGCATCACCCTGGGCGATCCGGTGGTGGAGCGCGCCATCGGTGTGCTGACCAAACCGGGACACGAACTCTCGGCGGCGGCGCAGGCGCTGTTCGATACCCTCAAGGATCAGGACCTGGGGGCTCGGTTGGGGATGCACTGAGCACAAGACCTGTGGGAGCGGGCTTGCTCGCGAATGCTATTTGTCAGTGATATCAATGTCGACTGATACACCGCTTTCGCGAGCAAGCCCGCTCCCACGGGAAGTGGTGGGGTTCACGCCTGTCGTAACACCTTTCGTCGCCCTGCATCGCGGTTTCTTCAAACTTTCCCACTGCCTGGAACATCCACTTTTATGTGCGGTATTTCAGAACCGTCGCGCTGCGGCGCAGTCTCGACCACGGAAAAGGAGAAGGAAATGGCAACGCCTAAAGAGAACCTGCTGGACTGGCTCAACGACGCCCATGCCATGGAGCAGCAAGCGGAAAAAATGCTCAAGGCCCAGGCCGAGCGGCTGAAGCACTACCCGATGCTCAAAGCCCGCATCGAAGAGCATCTGCAGGAAACCCTCGGGCAACAGAAGCTGGTGGAAGAGTGCATCCAGCGCCTGGGCGGCAGCACATCGATGATCAAGGACATGGCCGGCAAGCTCATGGCGTTCGGTCAGGCGGTGGGTGGCATGACCATGAGCGATGAGGTGGTCAAGGGCGCGATGAGTGGCTACGTGTTCGAGAACCTGGAAATCGCTTCCTACACCGTGCTGATCGAGGCGGCGAAAGCGGCCGGCGATGTCGACACCCAGCGGGCCTGCGAACAGATCCTGCCACAGGAGATTGCCATGGCCGATTGGCTGCGCGACCACTTGCCGGAGATCACCCAGGCGTTCCTGGAACGCTCCGCCAATCCACATACCGAAGCCAAGCGCTGAGAGTGAAGAGCGGCCGACCCGGGGGATAAAGGAGGTATATGAATCAGACCAGTGGTGAGGTACGCGCCATCAATCGACAGAGCGCAATGGTGGGTGTGTATGTGGCGCAGGAGGACGGCCACACCGTGCTCGAATTGCGTTCGGCCAACGACATCGACGTCGGTGACGTCATGGAATGGAGCAGCGGCACGGCCCTTGGCATCCAGTCCTACCGCAACCTGACCAAAGGCTGGGACGCCGAGGTGTATGTGGTCAAGCACGGTATCGCGGCAGCCAATCTGGAGGTCCAGTTGCTGGTGGGCTCCTAGGAGAAAGAGCATGAGCGAATCGAAGATGAAATGCGGCTGCCCCGATTGCCAATGCGAGGTGGATCCGCAACGGATGTTCAATCACGACGGTGAGGCTTATTGCAGCCAGGCCTGCGCGGAGCAGCATCCCAACGGCGAACCCTGTCCGGCCCCCGGCTGCCATTGCGAGCGCAGTGGCAAGGTCGGCGAGCGGGACGTGACCAATAAACAACTGGACGACGCGCTGGAAGAAACCTTTCCGGCCAGTGACCCGATTTCTCCCTGATTAACGGCACGTCTTTATCCGGACAGTGGCGACAGGGTGTCCGGACGCCGCAAGCCGGACAGTGCGGTGGTGCAAGACAACGCCGGCAGCCCGCGAGTTTTGGCTTCCTGGAACGGCGCGAGGCAGGGGTGACGAGACCGGTGCAGTGGGGTGCCGGCGCCATCCGGCCTTTGGCGGACGGCGTGGAAAGACACGCACTGTTATTGAACGCTGGGCTATATATGAGGTCGGTCGATAGCTTGCGATTATTTAAATAAATTTATCGGCTGCCGTTTGTTCGATAGCGTTGGTTGTTCATTTCACATGAACTTCAAAGTGCTGACCGTTCGTCGCCGACTGCCGAACTTCGTTCAAACCTTATCGGCCTCGGATTCTCCGAATACTACGAGCCGAGAGGTTCGCTAACAGTAACTAACGAGGTGAATGAAATGGCTAATACAGGCAATAACAACCCTGGCAATTTCGCTAACGATCGTGAAAAGGCATCGGAAGCCGGAAAAAAAGGCGGGCAAGCGTCCGGGGGCAATTTTGCCAACGATCCTGCACGCGCTTCGGAAGCCGGCCGCAAAGGTGGCCAGGCGTCCGGCGGCAATTTCGCCAATGACCCTCAACGCGCCGCAGAGGCAGGCCGTAAGGGCGGGCAAGCTTCTGGTGGCAATTTTGCCAACGACCCCGAACGTGCTTCGGAAGCCGGCCGCAAAGGTGGCCAGGCCTCGGGTGGCAATTTCGCCAACGACCGGGAAAAAGCTTCGGAAGCCGGCAAGAAGGGTGGCGAAAGCAGCCACGGCGGCGGTCGCAAGTCGTAATGCGCCATGACATGCAGGCCCTGGCGCCAAGCCGGGGCCTGTACTGTTAGATAATAAGAATGCCGGTTGTGGGCCATTGGCCCTTTATTCGATGGCTGAAGGTTGGAAGGTACGGATTTACCGCCTGTCTTCATTGTTGGATAAAAAGTAAATTTAATTCCTTTTATATATTCAGACTCTTGTCAGTCTGCCGTTTATCGGTAGGCCCATAAGTTGTGCCCTGATCGAGGAGTTCAATCATGTTTTTACATAACAAGCGACTGCAATACACCGTGCGTGTGGCAGAGCCGAATCCAGGTCTTGCCAACCTGCTGCTGGAACAGTTCGGTGGGGCCCAGGGGGAGTTGGCGGCGGCATCCCGGTATTTCACCCAGGCGCTGTCCGAGGATGATCCGGGCCGCAAGGATCTGCTCATGGATATTGCCACCGAAGAGCTCAGCCACCTGGAGATCATCGGTTCGATCATCGTGATGCTGAACAAGGGCGCCAAGGGCAAGATGGCCGAAGGCGTGGAAAAGGAAGGGCAGTTGTACCGGGATATCAACGGTGCCGGCAACGACTCCCATATCACCAGCCTTTTGTATGGTGCCGGTTCACCCCTGACGAACTCGGCGGGTGTGCCTTGGACCGCAGCCTACATCGACACCATTGGCGAGCCGACCGCAGACATGCGCTCCAACATCGCCGCCGAGGCCCGGGCGAAAATCGTCTATGAACGGCTGATGAACGTCACCGACGATCCGGGCGTAAAAGAGGCGTTGGGTTTCCTGATGACCCGGGAAATCGCTCACCAGTTGTCTTTTGAAAAAGCCTTGCATTCCATCCAGCCCAATTTCCCTCAGGGTAAGTTGCCAGGCATGCCGGAGTTCACCAATGTGTACTTCAACATGTCCCAGGGCGAGCCGGCCGTACGCGGACCCTGGAACCAGGGCGACGATTGGGAGTTCGTCGAAGACCCCACGCCGGCGGTGGATGGCGGCGATGGTCTGGCCAGCGTACAGCTGAGTAAAAAAGACGAAGCCCTGCTGATGGACATGAAGGCGCGGACGATGTCCAACCCCGAGAGCGACCCCACCACAGGTGCCGACTTGGGTTCGGGGATGCAAGGTGACAAACTGTAGGAAAGCGGCGAGGGGGCCTGGGCTCCCTCGCTGAACCTTCCATTGGGCCTGGCTAAAGCCTGTAAGGATATTTGATGGACCAGCCGACTTCCCGGATCCGATCGCCCTGGCGTACCTGGCTGGATCCTCTGCAAGGCAACCTGCTGCTGGGTGCGAGCTTCTGGCTCGGGCTGGCGGCTGTCGCCGCGCTGTTGCTCTACAGCGGTTACAACGCATTGGTGGGTGCCGACCCCCGTCACCTGAGCTATGCGGTGCTGGGCGGGACCTCCGGATTCGCCGCCACGGCCTTGGGGGCAATCATGGCGGTAGTGTTGCGGGATATCTCCTCTCGCACCCAGGACATCATGTTGGGGTTCGCTGCCGGCATGATGCTGGCCGCCAGTTCGTTTTCGCTGATATTGCCCGGCATCGAAGCCGCCCAGGTGATTTGCGGCAATCAACTGCTCGCCGCGTTTGTCGTAGTGCTCGGCCTGGGGTTGGGCGTTGCGCTGATGATCGGCCTCGACCGGTTTGTTCCACATGAACATGAATTGAGCGGCCGGCGCGGGCCCCAAGCCGAGCGTATCAATCGCGTCTGGTTGTTCGTGCTCGCGATCACCTTGCACAACTTGCCGGAAGGCATGGCCATCGGCGTCAGCTTTGCCGACGGCGACTTCAAGGTCGGCCTGCCGCTCACCACGGCGATCGCCATCCAGGACATTCCCGAAGGGCTCGCCATTGCCATGGCACTGCGGGTCACCGGCATCAGCACCCTGCGTGCCGCATTGATCGCAGTCGGTTCAGGGTTGATGGAGCCGCTGGGGGCGGTGATAGGCCTGGGCATGTCGTCGGGCGTGGCCGTGGCCTATCCCATCAGCCTGGGCCTGGCGGCCGGGGCGATGATTTTCGTGGTGTCCCACGAGGTGATCCCCGAAACCCACCGCAACGGCCATGAAACCCCGGCTACCCTGGGGTTGATGATGGGGTTTGCGGTGATGATGTTCCTGGACACGGCGCTGGGCTGAAGGGCAATAACCTGCACACATCGAGCTGCCAGCTTGCATTGATGTTGAATGTACTGTCGCTATCGCGAGCAGGCTCGCTCCCACAGTGGACTTGAGGTGTTCATGACAGCAGCGTCCACCGCAAAACCCTTGTGGGAGCGAGCCTGCTCGCGATAGCGGTGGGCCAGCTTGTATCGAGGTTGGCTGTGCCGCCGCCATCGTGGGCAAGCCCGGCTCCCACAGTGTCCTGGGGTGTTCATGACAGCAGCCTTCACCGCAAATCCCCTGTGGGAGCGAGCCTGCTCGCGAAGCGGTGGGCCAGCTTTGTTGGTTCCTGCCACCTATACTCAATGCCATGGATGACATGAATCCGGAGTGGCCCGATCGTGCTGCGTTCGCTGGTGCTGGCCGTTTTGATCGCTCTGGCGGGGTGCGCCACGACAGAGCGCGGCCAGCAGGCCGGTGCGGTGACGGTCTCTCAGGACGCCTGGCGGCAGGTCGACCAACAGATCATCGCTGCGTCCAAAAGCGCTATCGGGCAAGCCGAAGTCTATGCCCGTGGGTCGATGGAGCATTGGCGGGTGCTGGTGTACGAACGGACCGAGGCTGAGTTCATCCCGTGGTTCAGCAGCTATTGGACCCAGGAGTGGATGGCGGTGAAGGTCAGCTGGTATGCCGCCAGTGCCAAGGGCGAAGCGGATTCTGCCTCCAACCGCCTGGCGCTCTACCTCCAAGAGCAATACCGCGAGCAGGTGCTGGAACCGGTGGCCGTGGAGATCGACCCCGAAGCCATCAGGGCTGCTGCGACGAGCTATTACGTGCGCCTGCTCGATCAGCAGGTCCGGGTGATCGCACAGAGGCATCAAATTCCGAACGAACTGATGAACCGGCGCCTGCACGGCATTCCCGCGATCAACCTGGGCCCGCCGGCGGCGCGCAATGCTTCGTTGTACGA belongs to Pseudomonas sp. B21-028 and includes:
- a CDS encoding ZIP family metal transporter, whose product is MDQPTSRIRSPWRTWLDPLQGNLLLGASFWLGLAAVAALLLYSGYNALVGADPRHLSYAVLGGTSGFAATALGAIMAVVLRDISSRTQDIMLGFAAGMMLAASSFSLILPGIEAAQVICGNQLLAAFVVVLGLGLGVALMIGLDRFVPHEHELSGRRGPQAERINRVWLFVLAITLHNLPEGMAIGVSFADGDFKVGLPLTTAIAIQDIPEGLAIAMALRVTGISTLRAALIAVGSGLMEPLGAVIGLGMSSGVAVAYPISLGLAAGAMIFVVSHEVIPETHRNGHETPATLGLMMGFAVMMFLDTALG